Part of the Syntrophus gentianae genome, CCCGGCGGTCAGCGTCGTCGTCCCCGTCACCCGGATGGTCCCGCCTTCCTGCAATATGTCACTGTCTGCCGTCGGTCCCGCATTGGTAACATCGAGGATCGCCGCATTGATCCCGCTCAGGGTAATATCGCCACTTTGCGTGTAGGTCTTGCCACTGCCGTCTCGCAGGCTGATCGTCACAGCTCCCGTACCCGCATCGATCAGGGTGCCGGAGGCCTGGGTAATGACGGCGGCACCTTCTTCCCGGTCAGCATCCACCACTCCATTGGCCAGGGAATCATTCGCCACCAGGTTCAGATTGCCATTGTCCGTGGTGATGTCCCCATTGAGGACGAGGCTTCGGCCCGCCGCCAGAGTCAGGGTGCCCCCGTTCCCGGAGGCGTTGTTGACTGTGATGGAGCTATTCAGGGTGATGTCGTTACTTGCCTGCAGGGTCAGGTTGCTTCCTCCGCCCAACCAGGTGGCGATGTCACTGGCCAGCAGGTTGACACTTTCACCGCTGGAATCTCCATAGGCATATTTGGAAAAGAGATAAACCGCACCACTGTCAGTCTCGCTGTCGTCAGAACCGTCATCTCCCCAGGCCCCGACGGCCAGACGATTGCCGACGCCATTCAACGATACCGAACGGCCCAAGGAGTCCCCTTCCCCCAGATTATCGACGTCCAAGTCCCTGTCGCCGCTATACCCCTTGCCGATCATTCCTTGAGGACTGCCGCCACTGAAATCCGTATCCGTAAAACCAAAGAGATAAACCGCGCCGCTGCACTCCGTGTCGTTTTCAGATCCATCATCCCCGTCAGCCCCCACGGCCAGGCGGTTGCCTGCGTCATTCAACGATACCGAAATACCGAAGGCGTCCCCCTCCTCAAGATCGGCGACCCCGACATTCTTTCCGTCCGCATACCCCTTCCCGATGATCCCCTGAAGAATTCCGCCACTGAAATCCGTATCCGTAAAACTGTACAGATAGGCCGCGCCGCTGTCCGCCGTGTCGTTTTCAGATCCATCATCCCCGTCAGCCCCCACGGCCAGGCGGTCGCCGGTATTATTCAGGGATACCGAAATGCCGAAGTCGTCAGAATCCTCCAGATCAGAGGCATCCACATTCTTTCCGCCCTCATACCCCTTCCCGATGATCCCCTCACGGATTCCGCCACTGAAATTCGTATCCGTAAAGCTGAACAGATAAACCGCGCCGCTGTCCGTTGTGGTTCCGTCAGATCCATCATCGCCTGTAGCCCCCACGGCCAGACGGTTGCCGGCGCCATTCAATGCCACAGAAATGCCGAAATTGTCATCATCCTCCAACTCGGAAACATCTACATTCTTTCCGCCCGTATACCCCTTCCCGATTATCCCCTGAAGAGTTCCACCGCTGAAATTCGCATCCGTAAAACTGAACAGATAAACCGCGCCGCTGTCCCCCGTGTCTTCGCCAGATCCGTCATCGCCATAAGCGCCCACGGCCAGACGGTTGCCGGTACTATTCAAGGATATCGAACGGCCAAAGAAGTCTCCGCTCTCCAGACGGGAGACGTTTACATTCTTTCCGCCCTCATACCCCTTCCCGATAATTCCCTGAAGGCTACCGCCGCTGAAATTCGCATCCGTAAAACTGAACAGATAAACCGCGCCGCTGTTGGCGGTGTTGTTGTCAACGCCTTCATCACAGTCAGCCCCCACGGCCAGACGGTCGCCGGCACTATTCAGGGATACCGAAACGCCGAAATTATCACCGCTCTCCTCCCCATCGCCGGAATCCAGATCTTCCACATTTACGTCTTTATCGCCCGCATACCCCTTACCCAATATCCCTTGATAAGACCAACCGGTGACGTCGTCACTATCCCCGATCACGATGTTCTTCGGGTCGAGAAGGAATTCCCCGCCCCGTCCGGCGTCGATCTTCAGGATATCGGCCTGGCGCAGCAATTCCGCTGAGGAAACCTCTACATAGCCTCCTGAAGCCTTCCCCACGGCAGACACACTCCCCAGCATGGTCGTTTCCGCATTCGACCAGATCACCGCCGTACCTCCAGCGCTGCCTGCTTTATCCGCCGAAACATCGATGGAGGTTGCGTCATTGACAAAAACTTTCTCTGCGTTGGAGATGGCGTCGAGACTCCCCCAGCGGGTCAGGAAGCCGTCGTTGTAGGCCCGGGTCGGATCCGATCCCTTGCCGCCCTGGAAGGCCCCGCCGATCCGGACCAGGCCTCCCTGAGTCCCTCCCGAGGCATCCACCGTCGCTGAAAAGAGGCGTACAGAGTATCCCGAGAGATCAATCCGCCCTCCCTGGCCGGTGGTCCCTGAGGCCAGATAGGCCCCGGAACTCAAGAGACCGCCCTGGGCTTCCAGCTTGATCG contains:
- a CDS encoding two-partner secretion domain-containing protein, translated to MKREKQALKRQRKGRIQRSRVVALDASEQLRDAIRETGKKGALALGAATLATALLTGSAYALPKGEQLKAGNSTFSRPNATTLNITQTTKKSIINWQDYSIAAGESVRYTQPSSSAISLNRVTGSDPSKLYGSLSANGQVWVINPNGLLVGKNARITVGGFLASTLGLSDQDFLTGNYSFRGDASVGSILNSGEIQGGYVALISPSISNEGMIQASRGTVALASGEQVTLNFTGNDLVGFVVDTGTASSAGISNSGTLSGNSVLLTSKGASDVVRSVVNNTGVIEARSIEERNGEIVLAGDEVTNTGLVDASGTQGGTIGIEGGFVSLGGTISADGRTQGGDISVNSSGILSLADRIQARAMKGTGGQISYFSAGQTLESSTSVTDVSGKRDGGSIKLEAQGGLLSSGAYLASGTTGQGGRIDLSGYSVRLFSATVDASGGTQGGLVRIGGAFQGGKGSDPTRAYNDGFLTRWGSLDAISNAEKVFVNDATSIDVSADKAGSAGGTAVIWSNAETTMLGSVSAVGKASGGYVEVSSAELLRQADILKIDAGRGGEFLLDPKNIVIGDSDDVTGWSYQGILGKGYAGDKDVNVEDLDSGDGEESGDNFGVSVSLNSAGDRLAVGADCDEGVDNNTANSGAVYLFSFTDANFSGGSLQGIIGKGYEGGKNVNVSRLESGDFFGRSISLNSTGNRLAVGAYGDDGSGEDTGDSGAVYLFSFTDANFSGGTLQGIIGKGYTGGKNVDVSELEDDDNFGISVALNGAGNRLAVGATGDDGSDGTTTDSGAVYLFSFTDTNFSGGIREGIIGKGYEGGKNVDASDLEDSDDFGISVSLNNTGDRLAVGADGDDGSENDTADSGAAYLYSFTDTDFSGGILQGIIGKGYADGKNVGVADLEEGDAFGISVSLNDAGNRLAVGADGDDGSENDTECSGAVYLFGFTDTDFSGGSPQGMIGKGYSGDRDLDVDNLGEGDSLGRSVSLNGVGNRLAVGAWGDDGSDDSETDSGAVYLFSKYAYGDSSGESVNLLASDIATWLGGGSNLTLQASNDITLNSSITVNNASGNGGTLTLAAGRSLVLNGDITTDNGNLNLVANDSLANGVVDADREEGAAVITQASGTLIDAGTGAVTISLRDGSGKTYTQSGDITLSGINAAILDVTNAGPTADSDILQEGGTIRVTGTTTLTAG